Genomic DNA from Panulirus ornatus isolate Po-2019 chromosome 9, ASM3632096v1, whole genome shotgun sequence:
ccaacaccCTTTAGTCACTTCCTGCCCTACCTCCCATTACCCCAGGCAAAACTCAAAATGAAAGTCCTTTCATGTGCAGAAAACCTTACAATCACATCACGACATCCTTactccacagcagcagcaacaaacacttcacaattggaacaatggctcacccagaacagaatgcctGCATCTCCattgaagtcttcagtcactcttttaactTCAGATGGAcaagaatccagctcacacccttcaGTTACTTTGAATGGATAGTCTCTACCACCATACAAAATGCTTACCATTCTAGGcattacatacaacacaccaATAACAAACACAAAAGTGACACATAATCTAAATGCCCTAAGAACACAAACTATCTccaaatttggacaagaaaaagaattcttcAAAATTATAcacaaacaactgattcactccaCTTTACATTATGcctcatctgcctggtcttccaccctctcaaaaataatataacaaactacaaaccacacaaaatagtgcctcagaacaatcacaggtGCATATCGACCACTAACACTCAAGATCTTTACGATGAATGAAAGATCTTCCTAATGCAGACCCACCTCAACTTCCTTGGCACCCAATTCTATGTAACAGCACTAGACTCCTCTCACCCAAACCACTTATAACTAACCATCAATccctaagtagaaataaaaagcctaccctacctcacacttcagtaacttctactcacagatcctcccACCTCAAAAAAATATAACTGACAAAATCCATGCAAACttaaataattaataaatataaCTGACAAAATAAATACACATTGAAATTATCCAACAAGCACCAAACAGCTGACTTCCTGCGTCTCTTAATCCCCAACTCATAAGACATATATCCACCAAGAAGCCACATTCCCCAGACAGACATaagtcacactctcccacttaGGTTCTGgacatcaaccatcactacaagGACAATACCCCAAGACATAgaagacccttcatacccatgatTCAAGTGCCATAAAGAAGACAACAAGCACTCATTACTCTACTCCCTGAACTctttacacacacatgtacacacattacAATACTTTATAACCTATGGTCCTGACCAGTGAACacggccagcttcctgagtgctacaagagcctcataaagatagaagggactcttagAGCAGGAAGTAAGTGAAAGTACATTAAAAGGTATTTCATTGGTCCCCTTCCAAATGTTAAACAAGGTTTCTTTTtgtacatacacaaaaaaaaatgtgatgctGCAGAGGCTCAGGTGGTGTAAGACAGAGATGATGCATCCATTAGTTTTCCTAGGATATGATCACATTTTATAGAGGCCCAGAACATGTGCTTACTTTAAAAGACAGAGGGATGTGGCAACTAAAAGAGACCCATGCCCATGTTGTTGGAGACGGGAGCATTCATATCTCGTTGCATGTTAGACTTATCCTTAAGCTTGGCTTGCAGCAGCTTCTGCTCCACAACTCCAATACGCACATCCATGGCTGTGATCTCCTGTCGCACTCTTGTGAGTGCCTTACGTATGTTCACCAGAGGAGCTGAAGGACACATATCAATGCATCAGTACCATGTTGATTGGTAGCTTAGAAAAGTCACATGATTACAACAAAGGGAAACTTCATCTGTAGCACATTAGTGTATACTTTCATTGTTGAACTGACATGCCGCATTGATGTCAGTTTTAAGCTTTGGTTTTTAGTCTCTTTATTGCACTTGACAAATGTTTCAAACCACACTTTGAAAACTGATTAGACAGGATAAATATATTGTCACATGGTTGCAAATGTGATATTAAGATTATTCTGGTAACTATATAAAATGAGTAGCTTGTATACAGTAACCTTTTGATAGTTCATATAAATGATCAAATGGCCTTGAGATAAAGCTAATGTATTGGGAAATTGGATTTCAAATGATTAACTATAGTGTTTCATGAGTGGagcatttgtaaaaaaaaaagggcatagTTTTTTGCCACTTGTTAAGTTCATATATACCAGTAAAAAATCAACTGACCTAATATTTGCCATAGAAAGCCTTTTCTACATCTGATTTCTCTTCCATTAAACTGTGATGCAAACAGAAGAAAGACATCTCTTGATGGCACAGAATGATATGGATCAAATAAAAACCAATACACAGGTTTAGAAAAAAGGTGCATACTTACTTCCATCAGTCATACTAGAACCTCTTTCTTCCATCTCATGCTTGACTCTGTCCAGCTCATCTGAGATCTGGGCCAATTCGTGTGATTTCTCCACAAGTTTTCCTGACACTTGGCGATACTGCTCTCGACTTTCTGCTGCCACATTCTGGTTCATTATAAACATATATCTATAAGGGGAACAGAATACAAAATCCAGCTATCCTAATGACTTAACTAAGCTGTTGGGCTTCATTATATTTGTAAGGTAGTTGACGTTTATCACTCGATATGTAACAACTTACAAGATTCTTTATTAATAACTCTAGGTTTCACGTGGTGGGTGCTGTTGCACTAGCCCTGCATAATGCCACATGTCATCataggggtttattccttgtaaacaccttttttcagcacaggtTGATCCTCAGGCATGCATGTATGAGAAATGATGGAtgagaagagcaaaagggtttgattgactatgaagcagtggatgaaagaccaagaaaggccatgctagatgctagagttgtgagaggattctctggagactgaccattttgcattTCCCATGGGGGTGAGGattagggagaagtggaggtatgatgtgatgaagaatggagaggtaaaagtgttggtaaatgagaagatgaatcagaaagaaccCACGGAAGGggtatgaaaggagggtgactgaaAGTATATAGGAAAGTGCAGTAAATATAAGGATGCAGTCATGAGTGAATgtagtgtttaaaatgtttaaatAAAGACTATTAaagattgtagaattagtagtttatatctggggatagggcagaaagaatacttccaaagtattcctcgtgtgtcatagaaggtgactaaagggggagggagcgtggggggctagaaacactcccctccttgtatttactttctaaaaggggaaacagaagaagtcatgcagaagtactcatcctccttgaaggctctgattggggtatctaaaaatgtgtatatgcaaccaagataagaaaaaaggagagataggtggtatgtttgaggaaaggaacgtggatgttttggctctgagtgaaacgaagctcaaaggtaaaggggaagagtggtttgtgaatgttttgggagtaaagtcaggtgttggtgagaggacaagagcaaaggaaggagtggcactactcctgcaacaggagttgcgggagtgtaagaagtaaactctagattgatatgggtaaaactgaaagtggatggagagagatgtttgatcattggtgcctatacacctggtaatgagaagaaagatcatgagaggcaagtgttttgggagcagctgagtgagtgtgttagcagctttgatgcacaagaccgggttatagcaatgggtgatttgaatgcaaaagtgagtaatgtggcagttaaaggtataattagtgtacatgatgtgttcagtattgtaaatggaaatggtgaagagtttgtagaattgtatgctgaaaaaggactggtgattaggaatacctggttgaaaaagagagatatacataagtataagtatgtaagcaggagagatggccagagagcgttattagattacgtttaattgataggcgagtgaaagtgagacttttggatgttaatgtgctgagaggggcaactggagggatgtctgatcattatcttgttgaggttttcagagaagaagagagaatgttggggtgaagagagtggtgagattaagtgagcttgggaaggagacttgtgtgaggaagtaccaggagagactgattgcagaatgtaaaaggtgagagcagatgacataaggggagtgggggaggaatgggatgtatttagggaagcagtgatggcttgtccaaaagatgcttgtggcatgagaaaggtgggaagattaggaagggtgatgggatgaagaagtaagattgtttgtgaaagagaagagagaggcatttggacagtttttgcagggaaatagtgcaaaatactgggagatgtttaaaagaaagtggcaggaggtcaagagaaaggtgtaagaggtgaagaagagagcaaatgagagttgaggtgagagagtatcattaaattttagggagaataataagatgttttggaaggaggtaaatatagtgcttaagacaagagaacaaatgggaacatcggtgaagggggctaatggagaggtaataagaagtagtggtgaagtgagaaggagatggagtgagtattttgaaggtttgtttaatgtttttgatgatagagtggcagatattgggtgttttggtcgaggtggtgtgcaaagtgagagggtcagggagaatgatttggtaaacagagaagaggtagtgaaagctttgggagagatgaaagctggtaaggcggcaaatttggatggtattgcagtagaatttatataaaagggggtggctgtgttgttgattggttggtaaggatgttcagtgtatgtatggttcatggtgaagtaccttaggattagcggaatgcatgcatattgccatagtacaaagacaaaggggataaaggtgagtgttcagcttacagaggtataagtttgttgagtattcctgggaaattatatgggagagtattcaGAAAAACACTGATTTATTGTATGGCATCACATGATGGATTGCAGTTAACAATATTGCCAACTGAAATTGTTCTACCCCTAATCAGTCCCTTTCCACTGCTACCCAGGAACTTGTTTCAAGACAAGGAATGCAATCTAAAACAGAAAAGAATTCTCTAACAATACAAAGTACTGAAACACATCAATGGGAGGCACTTAGGTTGGCAGCAGATGCAATGATGCTTGTTTATAATGCCTAGCTAAGCAATTAGAATGAAAGGGACTCCAAGCTCAATAAAAAAGTTAACTACAAAACATGCAAAGTTTTTGCAGAACAATTTTGCATCAGTTTCTTTGAAGCCAATCAACAGCTAAAGCTCCCTTAAAAACAGTGAACAGCTGAAACTATCTTAGCCTGCATGCAGACTCTGAAGAAAGATCATAACTACATGAAAAAATGTTAAACCAGCAAAACAACAGAACCCATCTAAAACATAGGAAAATGTTAAACCAGCAAAACAACACAGAACCTATCTAAAACATAGGAAAATGAACTGGTAGATTACAAAGAATAAGTCTTGTTTATCCCATGACAAAATAACATCTTCCTCCATAAGTTTTGTGAATACTGGTTTACAAGTCATTCATTCTATAAGAAGTAAAGAAGGAAAACCAAAACTTTAATGTCAACTCATCCAAGTCATTATATGACTGCTTCTAACGGTGAAATGGAATGTTCATCAGTCCTTCAATTAAAATCAAAATGATTTCAGAATATGAGCAACCAAACCTTATGAATCATCAAGGAAGAAAACTTTAAAATCAAATATAGGGTTTTCAAGATACCAGGGATGCCATAAACCAAAGTAAAATCACAGTAAGGAGCCTAAATTCAACACTATGATTAAAAAGGAATCTTTTTATCACTCAAGAGGAGCCATTCTGGGAAGTACCCAAAGCCTGCAAAGGACAGTAAAGTTCAGTAAATAAATTCTGAAGAAATATAATTGGCAGACTCCAAACAAAGTAAATAGTCATCATCCTAATGTGCAGAGGTGACCCTGGTGAAGCCTAAGCTTAAATACctaaaaaatacaataaatttTACTCATATCTTGGATCCATAAAGAAATGGAAATGTGGATACTGATCTAACATTGTGAAGAAATGAAATTCTGTTGGGATCCATCAGTGTCAaatcacagacacagaccacTAAATAAGCAAAAGAATACCAGAAGGTGAGCTAATGCTTGGACCCCGATGTTGGATGGACAATGATATCTTAAGCTTAAGTCTAGGGAGTCAGTGAATGATGACTGAGTCATAATGATAAATCATCCAGCTGACCCCCACACACTTGCAGAGGTCAAAGGAGGGTGGGTATAGGATGGAATCAAACTCTCCAGGAGCAAGAGCCCTCCCAAATGCAAATAGGGTTTTGTTCATAGGTGAGAATGTTTGGTTAAGGAGTGTGCCACATTACTaagatgatgaaggatgaattactacaatattttttttttattatactttgtcgctgtctcccgcgtttgcgaggtagcgcaaggaaacagacgaaagaaatggcccaaccccccccccatacacatgtatatacatacgtccacacacgcaaatatacatacctacacagctttccatggttcaccccagacgcttcacatgccttgattcaatccactgacagcacgtcaaccccggtataccacatcgctccaattcactctattccttgccctcctttcaccctcctgcatgttcaggccccgatcacacaaaatctttttcactccatctttccacctccaatttggtctccctcttctcctcgttccctccacctccgacacatatatcctcttggtcaatctttcctcactcattctctccatgtgcccaaaccacttcaaaacaccctcttctgctctctcaaccacgctctttttatttccacacatctctcttacccttacattactcactcaatcaaaccacctcacaccacacattgtcctcaaacatctcatttccagcacatccatcctcctgcgcacaactctatccatagcccacgcctcgcaaccatacaacattgttggaaccactattccttcaaacatacccatttttgctttccgagataatgttctcgacttccacacattcttcaaggcccccagaattttcgccccctccccctccctatgatccacttccgcttccatggttccatccgctgccagatccactcccagatatctaaaacacttcacttcctccagtttttctccactcaaactcacctcccaattgacttgaccctcaaccctactgtacctaataaccttgctcttattcacatttactcttaactttcttcttccacacactttaccaaactcagtcaccagcttctgcagtttctcacatgaatcagccaccagcgctgtatcatcagcgaacaacaactgactcacttcccaagctctctcatccccaacagacttcatacttgcccctctttccaaagctcttgcatttacctccctaacaaccccatccataaacaaattaaacaaccatggagacatcacacacccctgccgcaaacctacattcactgagaaccaatcactttcctctcttcctacacgtatacatgccttacatcctcaataaaaacttttcactgcttctaacaactttcctcccacaccatatattcttaataccttccacagagcatctctatcaactctatcatatgccttctccagatccataaatgctacatacaaatccatttgcttttctaagtatttctcacatacattcttcaaagcaaacacctgatccacacatcctctaccacttctgaatccacactgctcttccccaatctgatgctctgtacatgccttcaccctctcaatcaataccctcccatataatttaccaggaatactcaacatacttatacctctgtaatttgagcactcactcttatcccctttgcctttgtacaatggcactatgcacgcattccgccaatcctcaggcacctcaccatgagtcattactACAAATATAAAATTAAACCTATATTGAAAAACTAACTTTTTCCCAGTTATCATTATCTGATGATAATACTATATGAATTATTAATTTTGTCATTGTACAGTGCAGTACATACCTGTAGGTTCCTGTACTCCAACAACAAAGGCTCCAGCTGGCCATTAAGGTATTTCTCCCTAGAGCCAATCTTTTCAAGACTACGAGAAATTTCAGAGTGGAGACCATCAAGCTGCTTCTGAGTAAAGTTGAGTGTCTCGTTTATCTTTGATCGATGTTCATGCATCTGTTCAATATGAGATCGCCAGTCACGTGTATCTGTTTAAATAAGATTAATTTTAATTTTGACACTGCAATTATGTAATACTTTCACCACTTAGGAAAAAAGGTGTGCGTAATAATTTGCTATTCACTTTAAAAACTTGAGATACAGAACAACAGAAATCAAATCTATACTGTTCAGTTTATTTCATACCTAATCCTCATTACCACAAGGTGGCAAACTTACCCTTACGAAACTGCATATCCCTTCCCTTTTCCTAACTTTCTTAGCTGGATCCACCCAATTAAACAAAATTAATCACTACAATAAACAGGAAAAGAGTTACTGAGACCAACAGATAAGATGCAGAATCATGCATTGGCTGGAAAAGTACATGTGGGTACACTGTTTAAAGCCATGGCTATGGTTTAGCGTACTAGTATGTCCAGCCAGGAAAAAGACTCAGTGCATCAAAAGACAGAGTTCTGAGGTGGCATGTGTATGTAAACAGAATATATGTGGAAATAACAGCCAGAAAAGTATATCTGCTTAAGGCAAATGAGAATAtcatggaggatggaaggtcaGTGTGAAACAGAGCAACAAGGTGTcttgaaaaacataaacatttgttCTAAAATCTTTGCATCCAGAAAACAATCTAATCTAGCCAGTCATTTGTAAATGTAATAAAGTGTGTTGGATTAGGAGAGAAACAAAAGTTGTGCACTGTCTCTTGATATTTTGTACCTGATCTAATGGTAACTTTTAACTGTGGTAGGACACGTTCCAATTCCAGCCTCCATTCTTCTGATGTTGTGGTAGAATGCAAGATCTCATCAGGCCAGGCTTCTCCATCCTATTGAAAAAGCATTaatttaattatgattatatatggGCTTATCTTACTCAACAAATATCGATTATTGTGATTGATACTTTATGCCAATCGTTTGATTACTGCACATTTCTATATAATTTTCTAGAATGCAATAAATATCACACAATTTGCACCAAATTTCATATCATAATCTTATGCAAGAGTATTGACATTCAATGTATGATGTAACAAATATAGAGTTATCAATAAATGAGCTTCACATGGCAAATCATTAACAAAATATACTTCATCTATACCAGGACAAAGTGATGAAAATACTTCATGGATCTAATTATCTACATGAAATGTTGCTGGAGTCCATTCTATCTTTATAAAACTTCTGTAGCACTAAGAAAGCCAATCACATCCATCAGGTGAGACAATAGGTCATAAATTATAGTGATGATGTGTATCCATGTGGGTAGAGAGTAGGGCTTATGATCAGTAAGTGTTTGTGTCTTCAATGTGGTTGTTACATCATGGGCAAATGTAGGATGACTGATGTCCAGAACATAGATGGAGAAGTGTAACTCTTGTATGTCCAGAGCATAGATGGGAAAGTGTAACTCTTGTTTGAGGAGTTTGGTTTCTGATGGATATAATTCTGGCGGAGTGCTGTTAAAAGGGCAGTTGTTTAGTAACTGTCTGGTTATTTCACCGTGCATGtctttttgtcagtgttatatttaatGTGGGTGAGAGGATCTGTGAGTATTGGTTGCTGAGGTGTGACACAAAGGTAGATTTCTTATTTCTGCTTGGAGTTGATGGTTTGTTATGGAGTGGTTACAAAGAATTAAGTGCTGAGCATGTTAAGGTAGGATTTTATtgggaagatctttgtttcattgcttaactattttttttttttcatacatatttaccatttccccacataagcaaggtagtgttaagaacagaggactgagcttcagAGGGAATATtatcacttgtcccccttctctgttccttttggaaaaattagaacggaaggagaggatttccagccctcgctcccTATTTGTGGTTGTTAagcaggccttttttttttttttctttcttttaaagccTGCTTAGCAACTACAAatagggagctggggctggaaatcctcccctccctattTGCAGTTAagcagacttttttttctttcttttttaagttccagtcatggactaaagtccacatcaagactaggccttaactgaaatataaagaagttaatgaaatgaaaaaagaagaaacaaggcaaaaatttatgaattttggCCGGTTAAAGTTacttgaaagggtagagagttccaaagctttgtgtAGTTTGCATCTTTGATATATTTGCTTTCATGAGAGTGGAAGACCAGGAAGGTGAAGCATACTTTAAaaatggagtggatgaactgtttgtagaggatgttatGAGATTCTTTTACTTGTCCAGattggtgccagttagtgttctgcaAGCATTTAGTTTGGATgttgcctttgtgttgatgttattggtgtgggaagtgaaagTCACATGTGTGTCGATATGACaggatggttggtgttttgttgtgGGAGTGAATGTTCATTCAAggagactggagggtgtgagctgaatTTATGTTTGTCTGGGTTTAAAGGGGTGATTGAaaattaggcagaaacattacatagaagtagtagtaggcaggaacattgcGCTCCATTATGGAGTTTGAGGGTTTTAGAgttgaagccattgtgagtgactctggcatggAGGTTGGCTATGATTATTTatcattgccatttcctgcataagtgaggtagtgccaggaaacagacaaagaaaaacccatccaatcacatagacatatatacatatatatgcacatacatgtacatttttgctcccgagagctggctgcttgtgtgcccccaacactagctagaccatgcagtactcggcaagctgctgcatcacatgattattgtgtggccatcagcaactcaaggttgggccattttgatacctacttcttttcctacacgtcaaacctttggaactctccacctactcatatctttcccaataactaagacctggcacatttcaaaagatgatcattcactttctcaaacattcGTAAATATttatcttgtcttttctttttccatttcatgatatgaatttatttatttatttattatacttaatcactgtttcccacatcagcaaggtagcaccaggaaacagacaaagaatggcccatccctgcaggggtcccaggttcgatcctggctgttggaggtttgtatgatatatatatattattttcatattcattatacttagtcgctgcctcccgcattagcaaggtagtgcaaggaaactgac
This window encodes:
- the IFT57 gene encoding intraflagellar transport protein 57 homolog produces the protein MSGRRAAAEEEAHELDGGPGLAYMPFVVMDDLLDKLKLLAYDKDFLIELKMKPLSRHYFAIATNPGEQFYLFTSLSAWLIRKTGRHMEPPQEYDDPNSTVSSILDHLRQLGVTVDFPPSKLKAGCGEHAIFVLDRLADFALKQSNFMWKKPVYPAEDTGGDDGDIEDEAELTLDKVEEEMMAEYDDDDEEEEENILHMDDLKDLTTQKDGEAWPDEILHSTTTSEEWRLELERVLPQLKVTIRSDTRDWRSHIEQMHEHRSKINETLNFTQKQLDGLHSEISRSLEKIGSREKYLNGQLEPLLLEYRNLQNVAAESREQYRQVSGKLVEKSHELAQISDELDRVKHEMEERGSSMTDGTPLVNIRKALTRVRQEITAMDVRIGVVEQKLLQAKLKDKSNMQRDMNAPVSNNMGMGLF